A single window of Mycobacterium sp. ITM-2016-00318 DNA harbors:
- a CDS encoding type I polyketide synthase — MTTLTTDRSHEPLAIVGIGCRLPGEADSADTLWSLLVNDTDATCVVPETRWDAARYHDPNPSKAGKIVTRRGGFLREIDQFDPQFFGMSPREAHSLDPQQRLLLQVAWEALEDGGIPADDLAGTDVGVFVGGFTLDYQLLQNQGRTSRYRFKSHSSTGMMMTMLANRISHAFDFRGPSMTVDTACSSSLVAVHLAAQSIWNGECDVALAGGVNIMIGPNTAIAESKSGFLSPEGRSKAFDDSADGYARGEGGAVVIIKPLEHALRDHDEIYAQILGTAVSQDGHTDGITVPREEAQEAAIRTALERAGVWPAEVGYVEAHGTGTPVGDPIEMRALASALTSDRPATSPLVIGSVKTNIGHLEAGAGVAGLIKAALVVKHGHIPANLHLRTPTRHVSLEQLKIEVPATGRPFPDCERRIAGVNSFGFGGTNAHVVLAEPPAPHPRAGRDQPATWAPAILPISARSEDALAATAGRLAGYLDVHPQASLADLLYTLGRRRAHLNHRQALVVGTIGEAREQLQALADGGQISTNRVGAAAPKLAFVCSGMGPQWWGMCRDLLDVSPAFRDSIVRTDRALARYTTWSLLDELCRDEASSRMGDTEIAQPANFAIQIALAEQLAQFGVAPDAVIGHSAGEVAAHHLAGLLTFEQAIEVIYHRSRLQQRTSGQGRMLAVGLDSEALMQTIDDEARGEFGRRISVAAINSPSAVTIAGDSGILDDIARQLNEAGVFHRYLVGKVPYHTHYMETVKDDLFRAFDGLSSKAAALPLYSTVTGERLDGYQSGDAYWWQNTRATVLFEPAVRRMLEDGYTHFVELGPHPVLAASILETAGTQRISVIATQRRDQDDNRTLLKSVGELHCAGYDISWNGGHAHHRGRLLKLPSYPWQTKRYWNETQETVEALFYHPVHPLLGQPVSAVHPTWEVELSTVVNAFLADHRVQGSVVVPAAVYVEMALAAAKATYGSSHSVDNLELRRAVILDEACDPILRTTLNEDDGTLEFTAFTATADGESKWTITATAELSTLPAAPRPENAQPDADQITTIGGEDFYLRTQAIGFDYGDAFRSVHGVTAGEDWAVAEIAVPASLVGELDEYQFHPALIDGAFQTLFGAPFLGQVSNDEPYLPTRIRHCAVYGSVEQTMRVHVRVLSATREHVESDITITDHAGTPLAVIDGFVVQSLSASSRMSPDHIDKGLLEVQWCAVDDSAATDGQHEAPVGPSSWLVLVDDTGVGTTVTEQLRLRGHRVHRVEHRPVDALIETGDSVVLNAGRADQIGQLLTHFGDHRDLAGIVNCWPLDIPGGNDDQTHHLGAFTVLRLVKALAEHDTVKPRLFLVTANAQPAPGNPLSSVDQAAIWGLGRVIGHQEFPEHWGGLIDIDRADDLAVTATRICEHLLDDGPEDQIAIRGKTTFVPRLRSCDGLTKPFPTKLTPDAAYVVTGGAGALGRVVATYLAERGARHITLLNRRVIPPRSGWPALTDEDPFYATVTAIRAIERLGAQVTTASVDVADGDQVRAWFDDHIRNGGRPIRGIVHAAGSVNDQLLVNTSEVDFSKVLAPKVTGARVLHDTFAEQDLEFFVMFGSAGSTIAAPGQGNYAAANAFLDAFAHWRQAQGLPALTIGWGPWSVGMVEELKLEKVYAQRGIELITPAVGTRILDRLLTQRTPAVVAMSADWGRARQAGLGGRLPLLFSELGTAESPAAQLDSEGSILEVLAGTPEADRLGVIADSVRRIVAAVFDCSVTDIEPDDMLDDIGLDSMMAMDFRVRINTVFSIDLPVLEILRGVSVNVVADRVLGELHYVHGDVPTAVDEPPPQKTVADDDMDRLMNDLSDTELRQLLAELESETVQTESGEVSP; from the coding sequence ATGACCACACTGACCACAGACAGAAGCCACGAACCGCTGGCAATCGTTGGAATCGGATGCCGGCTTCCTGGCGAGGCTGACTCCGCGGACACCCTGTGGAGCCTGCTGGTCAACGATACGGATGCCACCTGCGTGGTCCCCGAAACACGGTGGGACGCCGCGCGATACCACGACCCGAATCCGTCGAAGGCCGGCAAGATCGTGACCCGGCGGGGAGGTTTCCTGCGCGAGATCGATCAATTCGACCCCCAGTTCTTCGGGATGTCCCCGCGCGAGGCCCATTCACTCGATCCGCAGCAACGTCTTCTGCTACAGGTCGCGTGGGAGGCTTTGGAGGACGGGGGAATTCCCGCCGACGATCTGGCGGGCACCGACGTCGGCGTCTTCGTCGGCGGCTTCACCCTCGATTACCAGCTGCTTCAAAACCAGGGTCGCACAAGTCGGTACCGGTTCAAGTCGCATTCGTCGACGGGGATGATGATGACGATGCTGGCGAACCGCATCTCTCATGCGTTCGACTTCCGCGGACCCAGCATGACCGTCGACACGGCGTGTTCGAGCTCGCTGGTTGCGGTACATCTTGCGGCGCAGAGCATCTGGAACGGCGAGTGTGATGTCGCTCTCGCCGGCGGCGTGAACATCATGATCGGGCCGAATACCGCGATCGCGGAGTCGAAAAGCGGATTCCTCAGTCCCGAAGGACGTTCCAAGGCGTTCGACGACTCCGCCGACGGATACGCGCGCGGAGAAGGCGGCGCGGTCGTCATCATCAAACCGCTCGAGCACGCCCTTCGCGACCACGACGAAATCTACGCTCAGATCCTCGGCACCGCCGTTTCGCAGGACGGCCACACCGACGGCATCACCGTGCCACGCGAGGAGGCCCAGGAAGCGGCGATCAGAACTGCTCTCGAACGAGCGGGCGTGTGGCCGGCCGAGGTCGGGTACGTCGAGGCACACGGCACGGGCACTCCGGTCGGCGATCCCATCGAGATGCGCGCACTGGCGAGCGCGTTGACGTCGGATCGACCGGCGACCAGTCCGCTTGTGATCGGATCGGTCAAGACCAATATCGGGCACCTGGAGGCGGGCGCCGGTGTGGCCGGGCTGATCAAAGCGGCGTTGGTGGTCAAACACGGGCACATCCCCGCCAATCTGCATCTTCGGACGCCGACCCGACACGTGTCGCTGGAGCAGCTGAAGATCGAGGTGCCGGCAACGGGCCGGCCGTTCCCCGACTGCGAACGGCGCATAGCCGGGGTCAACTCGTTCGGCTTCGGCGGCACCAACGCTCATGTCGTGCTCGCCGAACCGCCTGCCCCCCACCCCCGGGCCGGCCGGGATCAACCCGCAACGTGGGCACCGGCCATTCTGCCGATCTCCGCGCGCAGCGAGGACGCGCTTGCCGCGACAGCAGGCCGGTTGGCCGGCTACCTCGACGTCCACCCGCAAGCCTCGCTAGCGGATCTGCTCTACACACTCGGCCGCCGGCGTGCTCACCTCAATCACAGGCAGGCGCTGGTAGTCGGCACCATCGGCGAAGCGCGCGAGCAACTTCAGGCCCTTGCCGACGGAGGGCAGATCTCCACCAATCGCGTCGGTGCAGCGGCGCCCAAGCTCGCATTCGTGTGCAGCGGTATGGGTCCGCAGTGGTGGGGGATGTGTCGCGACCTGCTCGACGTCTCCCCGGCCTTCAGGGACAGCATCGTGCGAACGGACCGAGCGCTCGCCCGCTACACGACCTGGTCTCTGCTCGATGAGCTGTGCCGCGACGAAGCGAGTTCTCGGATGGGGGACACCGAGATTGCGCAGCCGGCGAACTTCGCGATACAGATTGCGCTGGCCGAGCAGCTCGCGCAGTTCGGGGTCGCGCCGGACGCCGTGATCGGACACAGCGCCGGTGAAGTGGCCGCGCATCACCTGGCCGGACTGCTCACCTTCGAGCAGGCGATCGAGGTCATCTACCACCGAAGCCGACTCCAGCAGCGCACAAGCGGACAGGGGCGGATGCTCGCCGTCGGCCTCGACTCCGAAGCCCTGATGCAGACGATCGACGACGAGGCACGCGGCGAGTTCGGACGGCGGATCTCGGTGGCTGCCATCAACAGCCCGTCCGCGGTGACCATCGCCGGCGACAGCGGCATCCTCGACGACATCGCCCGGCAGTTGAACGAGGCCGGAGTGTTTCATCGGTACCTCGTCGGCAAGGTGCCGTATCACACGCATTACATGGAGACGGTGAAAGACGATCTGTTCCGCGCGTTCGACGGGCTGTCGTCCAAGGCCGCCGCGCTTCCGCTGTATTCCACCGTCACCGGCGAACGGTTGGACGGGTATCAGTCCGGTGACGCCTACTGGTGGCAGAACACCCGCGCCACAGTCCTTTTCGAGCCGGCGGTCCGCCGGATGCTCGAGGACGGCTACACGCACTTCGTCGAACTCGGTCCACATCCCGTACTTGCCGCATCCATTCTGGAAACAGCAGGAACACAGCGGATTTCGGTCATTGCCACTCAACGTCGCGACCAGGATGACAACAGGACACTATTGAAGAGTGTCGGTGAACTGCACTGTGCGGGCTACGACATCTCCTGGAACGGTGGCCACGCCCACCATCGGGGCAGGCTGCTGAAGCTACCTTCGTATCCCTGGCAGACGAAGCGGTACTGGAACGAGACACAGGAAACGGTGGAGGCCCTCTTCTACCACCCGGTGCACCCGCTGTTGGGCCAGCCGGTGAGCGCCGTCCATCCCACGTGGGAAGTCGAGTTGAGCACCGTCGTCAATGCCTTCCTCGCCGATCACCGAGTGCAAGGCAGTGTCGTCGTCCCCGCCGCCGTGTACGTCGAGATGGCTCTGGCTGCGGCCAAGGCCACCTACGGGTCCAGCCACAGCGTCGACAATCTCGAACTTCGCCGCGCCGTGATCCTCGATGAGGCCTGCGACCCGATTCTGCGGACCACGCTCAACGAGGACGACGGCACACTGGAGTTCACCGCATTCACCGCGACAGCCGACGGGGAATCCAAATGGACGATCACGGCGACAGCGGAACTGAGCACCCTGCCTGCAGCGCCTCGGCCCGAGAACGCGCAACCCGACGCCGACCAGATCACCACCATCGGCGGTGAGGACTTCTACCTCCGGACTCAAGCCATCGGGTTCGACTACGGTGACGCGTTCCGGTCCGTGCACGGCGTTACCGCCGGTGAGGACTGGGCCGTCGCCGAGATCGCCGTACCGGCGTCGCTCGTCGGCGAACTCGACGAATACCAGTTCCACCCGGCACTCATCGACGGGGCGTTCCAGACGCTCTTCGGAGCGCCCTTCCTCGGGCAGGTGTCTAACGACGAGCCCTATCTGCCCACCCGCATCAGGCACTGCGCGGTCTACGGCTCAGTCGAACAGACCATGCGGGTCCACGTTCGCGTCCTGTCGGCGACCAGAGAACATGTCGAGAGCGACATCACGATCACCGACCATGCCGGAACGCCGCTGGCCGTGATCGACGGCTTCGTGGTGCAGTCGCTGAGCGCCTCCTCGCGCATGTCACCCGATCACATCGACAAGGGATTGCTCGAAGTCCAATGGTGTGCGGTCGACGACAGTGCGGCCACAGACGGTCAACACGAGGCCCCGGTGGGCCCGTCGTCGTGGCTCGTGCTCGTCGACGACACCGGCGTCGGTACGACAGTCACCGAGCAACTGCGGCTACGGGGCCATCGCGTTCACCGAGTCGAACACCGACCCGTCGATGCGCTCATCGAGACCGGCGACAGCGTCGTGCTCAATGCCGGTCGTGCCGACCAAATCGGCCAACTGCTCACACATTTCGGAGATCACCGAGACCTGGCCGGAATCGTCAACTGCTGGCCGCTTGACATCCCCGGAGGCAACGACGACCAAACACATCACCTGGGTGCCTTCACCGTTCTCCGCCTCGTGAAAGCCCTCGCCGAGCACGACACCGTCAAGCCACGTCTGTTCCTCGTCACCGCGAACGCGCAACCGGCACCGGGTAATCCGCTGAGTTCGGTTGACCAGGCGGCCATCTGGGGGCTCGGCCGAGTCATCGGCCACCAGGAGTTCCCCGAACACTGGGGCGGTCTCATCGACATCGACCGTGCCGATGATCTCGCTGTCACCGCCACAAGGATCTGCGAACATCTTCTCGACGACGGGCCTGAAGACCAGATTGCGATCCGGGGTAAGACCACGTTCGTCCCGCGTCTGCGTTCGTGCGACGGCCTCACGAAGCCCTTCCCGACGAAGCTCACTCCCGATGCCGCCTACGTGGTCACCGGCGGAGCGGGAGCGCTGGGCCGCGTCGTCGCCACCTATCTGGCCGAGCGTGGCGCGCGGCACATCACCCTGCTCAACCGACGTGTCATCCCACCGCGGAGCGGTTGGCCCGCTTTGACCGACGAGGACCCGTTCTACGCCACGGTGACCGCGATTCGCGCGATCGAACGACTCGGCGCGCAGGTCACCACCGCCAGTGTCGACGTCGCCGACGGCGACCAGGTGCGGGCATGGTTCGACGATCACATCCGCAACGGCGGCAGGCCGATCCGAGGAATCGTCCATGCCGCGGGGTCGGTCAACGACCAACTGCTGGTCAACACGAGTGAAGTCGACTTCAGCAAGGTACTGGCGCCCAAGGTCACCGGCGCTCGCGTTCTACACGACACCTTCGCCGAACAGGATCTGGAGTTCTTCGTCATGTTCGGCTCTGCCGGGTCTACCATCGCCGCCCCAGGACAGGGCAACTATGCGGCCGCCAACGCGTTTCTCGACGCGTTCGCGCACTGGCGTCAGGCGCAGGGTCTGCCTGCGCTCACCATCGGTTGGGGGCCATGGTCGGTGGGAATGGTCGAGGAACTGAAGCTCGAAAAGGTATACGCGCAGAGGGGAATCGAGCTGATAACCCCGGCGGTAGGGACGCGGATCCTCGATCGGCTCCTCACTCAGCGAACACCTGCCGTCGTCGCCATGAGTGCCGACTGGGGGCGGGCCCGACAGGCTGGGCTCGGTGGCCGGCTACCACTGCTCTTCTCCGAACTCGGAACGGCCGAAAGCCCGGCTGCGCAACTCGATTCCGAGGGGTCGATACTCGAGGTCCTCGCTGGCACCCCGGAGGCCGACAGACTTGGCGTGATCGCCGACTCCGTGCGACGCATCGTCGCCGCTGTCTTCGACTGTTCGGTGACCGACATCGAGCCCGACGACATGCTTGACGACATCGGCCTGGATTCCATGATGGCCATGGACTTCCGGGTGCGGATCAATACTGTCTTCTCGATCGATCTTCCCGTGCTCGAGATACTCCGGGGCGTCAGCGTCAACGTCGTGGCCGACCGAGTGCTCGGCGAACTCCATTACGTTCACGGCGATGTGCCGACTGCGGTCGACGAACCGCCTCCCCAAAAGACCGTCGCCGACGACGACATGGACCGCCTGATGAACGATCTGTCAGATACCGAGTTGCGCCAGTTGCTGGCTGAACTGGAGAGCGAGACGGTTCAGACGGAAAGCGGAGAGGTGAGCCCGTGA
- a CDS encoding NAD(P)/FAD-dependent oxidoreductase — translation MRAQVSQLSEETREALARRIRSRLPRVDQPEADHDVSIVGGGVAALTLALQIRRARPTTRILIIEPNPHPIPEITHTVGESTVEVSAHYLRDQLGLADHLQSAQLRKMGLRMFFSKNANADIAQRMELGSSSFVPQVTYQIDRGRLENELARRCASNGIEFAHGRVRSVELGASGNPHRITVQRGDSVSGTSARWVIDASGRNRMLPRQLDLKQANDHRCNAAWFRVATEIDIGRWSDDPTWQGRLVEGDRAMSTNHLMGEGYWVWLIRLASSATSVGIVADPDVHAFESFNTLEKSRAWLRKHEPQCAAVIAESADAIMDFRVMKKYSHGATKVFDGSRRWCLTGDAGVFLDPLYSSGLDLVAIGNGLITDMVVRHLDGEDVVARSHISDALFRSLTEMWLAVYQDQYTLMGTPIVMSAKIIWDVAFYWGFIGLLYMNDRFVTLADDPGFVPQLDGLIALSNRVQRFFREWAAVENGTPSAPFVDLYSPLNFMVTLHTAMMGTNPDFTEQFDANARLLRRLAGQLFETVLTDKSAMFGDDSAMRQIQAWQRDPLLRELRSLYRREQPADPISGDWIVASAPILQPS, via the coding sequence GTGCGGGCACAGGTGTCTCAATTGAGCGAAGAGACACGGGAGGCTCTCGCACGACGGATCAGGTCTCGCCTCCCCCGCGTCGATCAGCCCGAAGCCGACCACGACGTGTCCATCGTGGGAGGCGGAGTCGCCGCACTCACCCTCGCGCTGCAGATCCGGCGGGCGCGCCCGACCACCCGGATCCTGATCATCGAGCCGAACCCCCATCCGATACCGGAGATCACCCACACTGTCGGCGAGTCCACCGTCGAGGTCTCCGCGCACTATCTACGCGACCAACTGGGGCTGGCCGACCATCTGCAGTCCGCTCAGCTACGCAAGATGGGGCTGAGGATGTTCTTCTCGAAGAACGCGAACGCCGATATCGCACAGCGGATGGAACTCGGCAGCTCTTCGTTCGTTCCGCAGGTGACCTACCAGATCGATCGAGGCAGACTGGAGAACGAGCTCGCGCGACGCTGCGCTTCGAACGGCATCGAATTCGCTCACGGGCGAGTCCGCTCGGTCGAGCTGGGCGCATCGGGCAATCCGCACCGCATCACCGTTCAGCGTGGGGACTCTGTCAGCGGCACGTCGGCACGGTGGGTGATCGACGCTTCGGGCCGCAACCGGATGTTGCCGCGGCAATTGGATCTGAAGCAGGCCAACGACCACCGGTGCAACGCCGCGTGGTTTCGCGTCGCGACCGAGATCGACATCGGTCGCTGGAGCGATGATCCCACCTGGCAGGGGCGCCTTGTCGAGGGCGATCGCGCGATGTCCACCAATCACCTGATGGGCGAGGGTTACTGGGTCTGGCTCATTCGACTGGCCTCCAGCGCCACCAGCGTCGGGATCGTGGCGGACCCTGACGTCCACGCGTTCGAATCGTTCAACACGCTGGAGAAGTCGAGGGCATGGCTGCGCAAACACGAGCCGCAGTGCGCGGCGGTCATCGCCGAGAGCGCCGATGCGATCATGGACTTCCGCGTGATGAAGAAGTACAGCCATGGTGCGACGAAAGTCTTCGACGGTTCGCGCCGCTGGTGCCTGACGGGCGACGCAGGGGTGTTCCTCGACCCGTTGTATTCGTCAGGGCTCGACCTCGTCGCCATCGGCAACGGCCTGATCACCGACATGGTCGTCCGCCACCTCGATGGTGAGGATGTCGTCGCCCGGTCGCACATCAGCGACGCCCTGTTCCGATCCCTCACCGAGATGTGGTTGGCCGTGTACCAGGATCAGTACACGTTGATGGGCACGCCGATCGTGATGTCGGCGAAGATCATCTGGGACGTGGCGTTCTACTGGGGTTTCATCGGTTTGCTCTACATGAACGATCGCTTCGTGACACTTGCCGACGATCCGGGTTTCGTCCCTCAACTCGACGGGCTCATCGCGCTGAGCAATCGCGTCCAGCGCTTCTTCCGGGAGTGGGCAGCGGTCGAGAACGGCACGCCGTCGGCGCCGTTCGTGGACTTGTATTCACCACTGAACTTCATGGTGACGCTCCACACCGCGATGATGGGGACGAACCCCGACTTCACCGAGCAGTTCGACGCCAACGCCCGGCTGCTGCGCCGCTTGGCCGGCCAGCTTTTCGAGACCGTTCTCACCGACAAGTCGGCGATGTTCGGAGACGACAGCGCGATGAGGCAGATACAAGCGTGGCAACGAGATCCGCTGTTGCGCGAACTGCGGTCGCTCTACCGTCGAGAACAACCGGCGGACCCGATCAGCGGGGACTGGATCGTCGCATCGGCACCGATACTTCAGCCCAGTTGA
- a CDS encoding alpha/beta fold hydrolase yields MFEHKFLEIHGERLAYYDEGQGETVLLIHGMAGSSQTWREVLPRLARRYRVIAPDLLGHGRSAKPRTDYSLGAFAVGLRDLLDELEVSAATVVGQSLGGGIAMQFLYQHPDYCRRLVLISSGGLGPDVGWVLRLLSAPGAELVMPVIAPGFVLRAGDSLKSWLSSLGLRSPRGAEMWSAYSSFSDAATRGSFLRTLRSVVDYRGQSVSALNRLQLRADLPTLAIWGEDDAIIPVDHAYAALEARPDCRLEVLPNVGHFAHVEAPNEVVDLIDDFIATTPAAAESLSPHQ; encoded by the coding sequence TTGTTCGAACACAAATTCCTGGAGATCCACGGGGAACGGCTGGCCTACTACGACGAGGGCCAGGGCGAGACGGTTCTGCTGATTCACGGCATGGCGGGCAGTTCTCAGACCTGGCGGGAAGTATTGCCCCGGCTGGCCAGGCGGTACCGGGTGATCGCGCCCGATCTGCTGGGCCACGGGCGGTCGGCCAAGCCGCGGACCGACTATTCGCTCGGCGCGTTTGCGGTCGGACTGCGCGACCTGCTCGACGAACTCGAGGTGAGCGCGGCGACCGTGGTCGGTCAGTCGCTCGGCGGCGGGATCGCGATGCAGTTCCTGTACCAGCATCCCGACTACTGCCGTCGGCTTGTGCTCATCAGCAGTGGCGGGCTGGGCCCGGACGTCGGGTGGGTCCTTCGCTTGCTCTCGGCACCGGGCGCCGAATTGGTCATGCCGGTCATTGCGCCGGGTTTCGTTCTGCGCGCCGGTGATTCACTGAAGTCGTGGTTGTCGTCGTTGGGCCTTCGATCACCACGTGGCGCGGAGATGTGGAGCGCATACTCGTCGTTCTCCGATGCTGCCACCCGCGGGTCGTTTCTGCGCACCCTCCGCTCGGTCGTCGACTACCGAGGGCAGTCCGTCAGCGCCTTGAATCGCCTGCAGCTCAGAGCCGACCTGCCCACCCTGGCCATCTGGGGTGAGGACGACGCCATCATTCCCGTCGACCACGCTTACGCGGCATTGGAGGCGCGGCCGGATTGCCGCCTCGAAGTGCTGCCCAATGTTGGTCACTTCGCGCACGTCGAGGCGCCGAACGAAGTGGTGGACCTCATCGACGACTTCATCGCGACAACTCCGGCGGCCGCGGAGAGCCTCTCGCCGCATCAGTGA
- a CDS encoding AMP-binding protein, whose protein sequence is MVHEVIAFDMALDHPCPDVWRILEAPDWYPRFFRGLGSCEQISGSAQQFQVRLSTPRGTAVVRGMGQTTLRARAEMRVEATEVGRCFASIRLTPEAAGTRVAVRIFALGLLHPDLAKVSDTAVRHWIRDGLLRVCDYLEGKQSSLLVNMGDGHSLHLSVMKTMLVSGVVRASRPDRGIRQLNSLAKWGFTLAGGLGAAAARSPGNTASIDRYRTLTYGDMAERTGHLTAGLVAGGYTRDSKFAVLARNHSAMVEAMVAASKLGAELVLLNTGLAARAIEEIVEQNAVDAIFVDDDFEPQVCYLPPEIRRISMHPNSAVPQRQSIDDIISAGARAPSVPPPKQPGRLVVLTSGTTGTPKGARRPTPPGFGAIAAMLSRMPLRRDEVMLLAAPLFHAWGLAALQVSTPILATVVLIERFDPEECLRTIERVRCTALVLVPVMLQRILELPAEVISRYDTSSLKVVASSGSPIPGAAVVKFMDTFGDVLYNFYGSTEVSWATIADPTDLRVAPTTAGRPPLGTRVAILDHKGDPVPVGAVGRIFVGNDMLFDGYANAPSPAIEDRLMDTGDLGYLDASGRLFVAGRDDEMIISGGENVFPRPVEEAIAVLPQVSDVAVVGVPDPEFGQRLAAFVVRARGASLDEDMVKGYVRNRLSRFSIPRDVTFVSELPRTATGKILKRRLIHGHFPLDTDWPG, encoded by the coding sequence GTGGTACACGAGGTGATCGCCTTCGACATGGCGCTGGATCACCCGTGCCCAGATGTCTGGCGAATTCTCGAGGCACCAGACTGGTATCCGCGGTTCTTCAGAGGACTTGGGTCGTGCGAGCAGATTTCCGGCAGCGCACAGCAGTTCCAGGTCCGGCTATCCACACCCCGCGGCACCGCCGTGGTCCGCGGAATGGGTCAGACGACCCTGCGGGCCCGTGCGGAGATGCGGGTCGAGGCGACAGAGGTGGGTCGTTGCTTCGCGTCGATCCGCCTGACGCCCGAAGCGGCTGGGACACGGGTCGCGGTGAGGATCTTTGCGCTCGGCCTGCTCCACCCCGACCTCGCGAAGGTCAGCGACACCGCCGTCCGGCACTGGATCCGGGACGGTCTGCTTCGGGTCTGCGACTATCTCGAAGGCAAACAGTCATCGCTGTTGGTCAATATGGGCGACGGCCATTCTCTGCACCTCAGTGTGATGAAGACGATGCTCGTCAGCGGTGTGGTGCGCGCATCGCGGCCCGATCGTGGCATCCGACAGCTGAATTCCCTTGCCAAATGGGGCTTCACGCTCGCAGGGGGTCTCGGGGCGGCTGCCGCGCGGTCACCGGGTAATACGGCATCGATCGATCGTTACAGGACGCTGACCTACGGAGACATGGCCGAGCGCACCGGACACCTGACCGCGGGCCTTGTCGCAGGCGGCTACACCAGGGACAGCAAATTCGCAGTTCTGGCTCGCAATCACTCGGCGATGGTCGAAGCCATGGTGGCTGCCAGCAAGTTGGGTGCCGAGCTGGTGTTGCTCAACACCGGCCTTGCGGCCCGTGCGATCGAAGAGATCGTCGAACAGAACGCGGTCGATGCGATCTTCGTCGACGACGACTTCGAGCCGCAGGTGTGCTACCTGCCCCCGGAGATTCGCCGGATCTCGATGCATCCGAATTCCGCGGTGCCGCAGCGTCAATCGATCGACGACATCATTTCCGCAGGCGCGCGGGCGCCATCGGTTCCGCCGCCGAAGCAACCCGGCAGGCTGGTTGTTCTCACCTCGGGCACCACCGGCACGCCCAAGGGCGCACGCAGGCCGACGCCGCCCGGCTTCGGCGCGATCGCCGCGATGTTGTCACGGATGCCGCTTCGCCGTGACGAAGTGATGCTCCTTGCCGCGCCGCTGTTTCACGCGTGGGGGCTCGCCGCGCTGCAAGTGAGCACTCCGATACTCGCGACGGTGGTGCTGATCGAACGATTCGACCCCGAGGAGTGTCTGAGAACCATCGAGCGAGTGCGCTGCACGGCCTTGGTTCTGGTTCCGGTGATGCTGCAGCGCATCCTGGAGTTGCCGGCCGAGGTGATCAGCCGATACGACACGTCGTCGCTGAAGGTGGTCGCCAGCAGCGGGTCACCGATTCCTGGCGCAGCCGTCGTCAAGTTCATGGACACGTTCGGTGACGTGCTGTACAACTTCTACGGTTCCACCGAGGTGTCATGGGCGACCATCGCCGATCCCACCGACCTGCGCGTCGCCCCGACAACCGCCGGTCGACCACCGCTCGGTACGCGCGTTGCCATCCTCGATCACAAAGGCGATCCCGTGCCGGTCGGGGCCGTCGGTCGCATTTTCGTCGGCAACGACATGCTGTTCGACGGCTACGCCAACGCCCCGTCACCCGCCATCGAGGACCGGTTGATGGACACAGGTGATCTCGGGTACCTCGACGCAAGCGGCCGGTTGTTCGTCGCCGGACGCGATGACGAGATGATCATCTCCGGCGGCGAGAACGTGTTCCCGCGGCCCGTCGAGGAAGCCATCGCGGTCCTGCCGCAGGTCTCCGACGTGGCAGTGGTAGGCGTTCCGGATCCGGAGTTCGGTCAGCGCCTCGCCGCGTTCGTCGTCCGCGCCAGAGGGGCCTCGCTGGACGAAGACATGGTCAAGGGCTACGTCCGAAACCGTCTGAGTCGTTTCTCGATTCCGCGCGACGTCACCTTCGTCAGCGAGCTGCCGCGCACGGCGACGGGAAAGATACTGAAGCGTCGGCTGATCCACGGTCATTTTCCACTGGACACAGACTGGCCGGGCTAG